The genomic DNA AGCACTTCACGGCGGAAACCCATCTGCGTGCGAAGGCCTTCACCTATCATCTCATGCCGGACACCGACGCGGCGAAGGCGTTCCAATGTCCCGATTCCGGGCCGGGCATGTGGGTGGCCCACTACACCGGCCGGGTGAGGGTGACGGAGACGGGGACCTACCGGTTTGTCGGATGGGGAGACAACTGCATGGTGATCGGCTTCGACAGCAAGGTGGTGTTCGATTCGTCCTTCTGGCATTTCACCGGGAGCCCGCGCGAGCTGGTCGGGAATGGCGTTCCCGGACATCCCACGCTGCCGATTTATTCGGGCGGGTGGATTGAGTTGCGGAAAGGACAGTCGATCGTGGTGGACGTCCTCATCGGTGATGCCGGAGGGGTCTTCACCGTGGGCGCCCTGATGGAGAAGCAAGGTGGTGCACCTCTCACTCGTGGGCCTAACGGAATCCCCAACCTGCCCATCTTCATGGTGGCCGATATGGCGGATGAAGAGAAGAAGCTCTATCCATTCCTTCCCGCCGAATCCCTCGTCCGAACGCTTTTCCAAGCGGAGGAAGACAAACTGGGAGCCACGGACGTTTTCAGGTGAAACCCATTCTCGCTGCCGATCTCGGGGGGACGCTCATCAAGCTGGGCGTCGTGCTCAACGGTCGCGTGCTGGTGCAGAAGGTGATCCCGGCGCGCTCGGACGAACCGCTGGCCGAACGCTTGCCGGAGCTGGAGCACGAATGGGAGCTGCTGGCCAAGTCGATCGGCTTCATGGTGGCGGCTTGCGGTGGTATTGGCATCTCGTTTCCGAGCATCATGGATCCGGTTTCAGGGCGGATTCTGACGCACTTCGGCAAGTATGTGGATGCGCCCGGGATCGACTTGAAGGAGTGGGCGTGGTCGCGATTCGGGATTCCGCTGTCGATTGAGAACGACGCGCGCGCGGCTTTGATCGGCGAGTGGCAATGCGGCGCTGGCCGTGGCTGCGATGACCTGGTGATGGTGACTCTTGGCACCGGTATCGGGACCGCGGCGATTTGTGGCGGTCAGCCCTTTCGCGGAGCGCATGGTCAGGCGTGCGGGGTCGGCGGTCACTTCA from Luteolibacter arcticus includes the following:
- a CDS encoding ROK family protein, producing the protein MKPILAADLGGTLIKLGVVLNGRVLVQKVIPARSDEPLAERLPELEHEWELLAKSIGFMVAACGGIGISFPSIMDPVSGRILTHFGKYVDAPGIDLKEWAWSRFGIPLSIENDARAALIGEWQCGAGRGCDDLVMVTLGTGIGTAAICGGQPFRGAHGQACGVGGHFTLNHDGEICEVCGNIGCAEHEASTAALPRLARREPDFAASALVDEAKLDYAAGDACAIRLRDDALRIWGATAANLVLAYDVSRVIIGGGIAEAPEVVPAIREHIHRHAISPWGKVEVVKSELGDAAALLGCEWIGRHAAGFHAPAAVSC